A stretch of the Luteitalea sp. genome encodes the following:
- a CDS encoding nucleotidyltransferase domain-containing protein: MFGIFDGLIERVTAASRDYYGERLVSLAVFGSVGRRTPRPDSDIDLLIVAEDLPRGRVPRVEEFGAIEARMAQELDAARRAGYPILLSPVFKTPTEVQTGSPLFLDMIDDARIVVDRDEFFARALGRFKARLTELGARRIWRGNAWYWDLKPDYRPGEVFELT; this comes from the coding sequence ATGTTCGGCATTTTCGACGGTCTGATCGAGCGTGTAACGGCTGCGTCGCGCGACTACTACGGCGAGCGATTGGTCTCGCTCGCGGTCTTTGGCTCCGTGGGGCGGCGCACGCCTCGCCCCGACTCGGATATCGATCTCCTCATCGTTGCTGAGGACCTCCCGCGCGGACGTGTCCCCCGTGTGGAGGAGTTTGGAGCGATCGAGGCCAGAATGGCGCAAGAGCTCGATGCTGCGCGAAGGGCTGGTTACCCTATTCTCTTGTCGCCCGTCTTCAAGACGCCGACGGAGGTCCAGACGGGAAGCCCCTTGTTTCTCGACATGATCGACGATGCGCGCATCGTTGTCGATCGCGACGAGTTCTTCGCGCGCGCGCTGGGACGGTTCAAGGCGCGCCTTACCGAGCTTGGCGCCCGACGCATCTGGCGAGGGAACGCGTGGTATTGGGATCTCAAGCCGGACTACCGGCCGGGAGAGGTGTTCGAGCTGACATGA
- a CDS encoding aldehyde dehydrogenase family protein, which yields MAVPAYKNYINGEWVASQSGEVFENRNPADHDDLIGYFQKSNQTDVNSAVAAARAAYERWRLVPAPRRAEILYRAAQILVERKLTYARAMTREMGKVLAETQGDVQEAIDMGYLMAGEGRRMFGQTTPSELRDKFAMSLRQPIGVCGVITAWNFPIAVPSWKILPALVCGNTIVFKPAEEAPLCGVNFVQAFIDAGLPKGVLNLVTGDGPGTGGPLVVHPDVRVVSFTGSTETGRLVNEASAPTFKKVHLEMGGKNPLLVMDDASLDLAVEGAVWGGFGTTGQRCTAASRVIVHERVYGEFVDRFTQQAKALRVGNGLDADTQMGPVISDAQLTKVMQYVEVGKQEGAKLVAGGNRLSGAAHARGFFHEPTIFVDVDREMRIAREEIFGPVVSVVPCRSLEDGIDIANDVAYGLSAAIYTQDINKAFTAMRDLYTGICYVNAPTIGAEVHLPFGGTKATGNGHREAGLAALDVFSEWKTVYVDFSGRLQRAQMDLEEI from the coding sequence ATGGCCGTTCCTGCCTACAAGAACTACATCAACGGCGAATGGGTGGCGTCGCAGTCGGGTGAAGTCTTCGAGAATCGCAACCCGGCTGACCACGACGATCTGATCGGATACTTCCAGAAGTCCAACCAAACAGACGTGAATAGCGCGGTTGCGGCGGCGCGTGCCGCGTACGAGCGCTGGCGCCTCGTGCCGGCACCACGCCGTGCCGAGATCCTCTATCGCGCCGCGCAAATTCTCGTCGAGCGTAAGCTGACCTACGCGCGCGCTATGACGCGCGAGATGGGAAAGGTGCTGGCCGAGACGCAGGGCGACGTTCAAGAAGCCATCGACATGGGCTATCTCATGGCGGGCGAAGGGCGCCGGATGTTCGGGCAGACGACGCCCTCCGAGCTGCGGGACAAGTTCGCCATGTCCCTCCGGCAGCCGATTGGCGTCTGCGGAGTGATCACCGCCTGGAACTTCCCGATTGCGGTGCCCTCCTGGAAGATTCTGCCGGCGCTCGTGTGCGGCAATACCATTGTCTTCAAGCCGGCAGAGGAAGCACCGCTCTGTGGTGTCAACTTCGTGCAGGCCTTCATCGACGCCGGCCTGCCGAAGGGCGTGTTGAACCTGGTCACCGGTGACGGGCCTGGGACTGGCGGACCGCTCGTGGTGCATCCGGATGTGCGTGTGGTGTCGTTCACCGGATCGACCGAGACCGGCCGTCTCGTCAACGAGGCGTCGGCGCCGACGTTCAAGAAGGTTCACCTGGAGATGGGCGGCAAGAACCCCCTCCTCGTGATGGACGATGCGAGCCTCGATCTCGCGGTAGAGGGCGCGGTGTGGGGCGGTTTTGGAACCACCGGGCAGCGGTGCACGGCGGCGAGCCGCGTGATCGTCCACGAGCGCGTCTATGGGGAGTTCGTCGACCGGTTTACTCAACAGGCCAAGGCGTTGCGCGTCGGCAACGGCCTGGACGCGGATACGCAAATGGGCCCCGTCATCAGCGACGCACAGCTCACCAAGGTCATGCAGTATGTCGAGGTAGGAAAGCAGGAAGGCGCGAAGCTCGTTGCTGGAGGTAACCGGCTGAGCGGCGCGGCGCATGCACGGGGCTTCTTCCACGAGCCCACGATCTTCGTCGACGTCGATCGCGAAATGCGCATCGCACGGGAGGAGATCTTCGGGCCGGTCGTCTCGGTGGTTCCATGCCGCTCGTTGGAGGATGGCATCGACATCGCCAACGACGTCGCGTACGGGCTCTCCGCGGCCATCTACACGCAGGACATCAATAAAGCGTTCACCGCGATGCGCGACCTCTACACGGGCATCTGCTATGTGAACGCGCCGACGATTGGCGCCGAGGTGCACCTGCCCTTTGGCGGGACCAAAGCGACGGGCAATGGCCACCGTGAGGCGGGGCTTGCTGCGCTGGATGTCTTTTCCGAGTGGAAGACGGTGTACGTGGACTTCAGCGGCCGGCTGCAGCGCGCTCAGATGGATCTCGAGGAGATATAG
- a CDS encoding gamma-glutamylcyclotransferase, translating to MADSVFFYGTLMTGFDRRRRAGIEDKLRDGRRGWISAALFDLGIYPAAIPSPDARVWGEVYDTDEPQAVLTVLDDIEGFSPGDPDHSLYTRARVPVTLEDGRVQEAWVYFYNAPLGRAPRIPSGDYLQHVRAR from the coding sequence GTGGCCGATTCCGTGTTCTTCTATGGCACGCTAATGACGGGCTTCGATCGGCGGCGGAGGGCCGGTATCGAAGACAAGCTCCGCGACGGTCGACGAGGGTGGATCTCTGCCGCACTGTTCGACCTCGGTATCTATCCCGCAGCCATTCCTTCACCTGATGCTCGCGTCTGGGGCGAGGTGTACGACACCGACGAGCCCCAGGCGGTCCTGACGGTTCTGGACGATATCGAAGGTTTCTCGCCCGGTGATCCAGACCACAGCCTGTACACCCGCGCGCGTGTACCGGTGACCCTCGAGGATGGTCGTGTCCAAGAGGCGTGGGTCTACTTCTACAACGCGCCGCTTGGCCGGGCGCCGCGCATTCCCTCGGGTGATTACCTCCAGCACGTCCGCGCGCGCTAG
- a CDS encoding ABC transporter permease subunit, with amino-acid sequence MKQPSFWHSSLRIADLSLGQMLWSKRTFFMVLVVGMPMVIAVGLVLFDTFAPAEARPRVMENGPVIFGFMIWVLYLRFAVPVLAVFYATALIADEVEDKTITYLFSRPVPRSAVLAGKYLAYLGCTLAVVLPSIVVVYFLVAPRGTGSLGAGFPHLLKDLGLVAAGLAVYGALFAWMGARLKRPLIVGLVFLFGWEPTVLAIPGYLKQLTVAYYLQALVPHAMPQDTTMSMLQSFFREGPSTMASLFWLLVIAVIALWLAARTVSHREYVLEQ; translated from the coding sequence ATGAAACAACCCTCCTTCTGGCACTCGTCGCTGCGAATCGCCGACCTGTCGCTCGGCCAGATGCTGTGGTCGAAGCGCACCTTCTTCATGGTGCTCGTCGTCGGCATGCCGATGGTCATCGCGGTCGGTCTGGTGCTGTTCGACACCTTCGCACCGGCGGAGGCGCGGCCCAGAGTCATGGAGAACGGCCCGGTCATCTTTGGGTTCATGATCTGGGTGCTCTACTTGCGATTCGCGGTGCCGGTGCTGGCCGTGTTCTACGCGACGGCGCTCATTGCCGACGAGGTCGAAGACAAGACGATCACTTATCTCTTCTCGCGGCCGGTCCCGCGCAGCGCGGTGCTCGCGGGGAAGTACCTGGCTTACTTGGGGTGTACGCTTGCGGTCGTGCTCCCCTCGATCGTCGTCGTGTATTTCCTGGTGGCACCTCGCGGGACTGGATCGCTCGGGGCTGGGTTTCCGCATCTCCTCAAGGACCTTGGGCTCGTGGCCGCTGGGTTGGCCGTCTACGGTGCGCTGTTTGCCTGGATGGGCGCGCGGCTGAAGCGTCCGCTCATCGTTGGGCTGGTCTTTCTCTTCGGGTGGGAGCCGACCGTGCTCGCGATTCCTGGCTATTTGAAGCAGCTCACGGTGGCCTACTACCTGCAGGCGTTGGTGCCGCATGCCATGCCGCAAGACACGACCATGAGCATGCTGCAGAGCTTCTTCCGGGAGGGGCCTTCGACGATGGCCAGCCTGTTCTGGCTCCTGGTCATTGCCGTGATAGCGCTGTGGCTGGCGGCGCGAACCGTCAGCCACCGGGAATATGTGCTCGAGCAGTGA
- a CDS encoding ATP-binding cassette domain-containing protein produces the protein MISATNVSKWYGQVIGLNDVSVVVPSGITGLLGPNGAGKSTFMKLVTGQLKPSKGALNVLEEPIWGNPALYARIGFCPEQDAFYDRMTGLEWVRALVRLNGLDDSAASAAARRALEVVELTDAANKKIGAYSKGMRQRVKLAQAMAHDPELLILDEPLAGMDPLARRKTIRLIRDWARAGKSVVVSSHILHEIEAMTSNILLINNGRILAEGNVHQIRELIDEHPHTVYIRSDQPRVLAREFLMHDDVVSLRFEAGALVVETAKPDGFYARLTEMAASGACGTIEEVTSPDDNLQAVFEYLVK, from the coding sequence GTGATCTCCGCGACCAACGTCTCGAAGTGGTACGGCCAGGTCATTGGCCTCAACGACGTCTCGGTGGTCGTGCCTTCGGGGATCACGGGCCTCTTGGGGCCGAATGGTGCGGGCAAGTCGACGTTCATGAAGCTCGTGACCGGCCAGCTCAAGCCGAGCAAGGGAGCCCTGAACGTCCTGGAGGAACCGATCTGGGGCAATCCGGCGCTCTACGCGCGCATTGGCTTCTGTCCCGAGCAGGATGCCTTCTACGATCGCATGACCGGTCTCGAGTGGGTGCGCGCGCTCGTGCGGCTCAACGGCTTGGATGACAGTGCGGCGAGCGCCGCGGCGCGCCGCGCGCTCGAGGTCGTGGAGCTCACCGACGCGGCCAACAAGAAGATTGGCGCCTACAGCAAGGGGATGCGCCAGCGTGTCAAGCTCGCGCAGGCCATGGCGCACGACCCGGAGCTGCTCATCCTCGATGAGCCGCTGGCGGGCATGGATCCGTTGGCGCGCCGGAAGACCATTCGTCTCATCCGCGACTGGGCGCGGGCGGGAAAGAGCGTCGTCGTCTCCAGCCACATCCTGCACGAGATCGAGGCGATGACCTCGAACATTCTCCTCATCAACAACGGGCGCATTCTCGCAGAGGGCAACGTCCATCAGATCCGTGAGCTGATCGACGAGCATCCGCACACGGTTTACATCAGATCGGATCAGCCCCGCGTGCTGGCGCGTGAGTTCCTGATGCACGATGACGTGGTCAGCCTGCGATTCGAGGCGGGCGCCCTGGTAGTCGAGACAGCGAAGCCGGACGGATTCTACGCGCGACTGACCGAGATGGCTGCATCTGGCGCTTGCGGGACGATCGAGGAGGTGACATCGCCGGACGACAACCTGCAGGCCGTATTCGAGTATCTGGTCAAATGA
- a CDS encoding ATP-binding cassette domain-containing protein, whose protein sequence is MSDAVVQLQQVSVTYAKTRALNDVSATFATGAIGLLGPNGAGKSTLLRALLGFITPDQGSMNVLGLDVRTRAREIRRRIGYMPETDAHIPGMNAVTFVAYCGRLAGLPDADAMQRAHEVLFYVGLGEARYRNSETYSTGMKQRLKLGQALVHDPDLLFLDEPTNGLDPRGRDEMLALVQDLAHNKGVNLILSSHLLPDVEATCQHVVVLDRGRVATHGPIDELKGPAGRVFELRIKGDLPAFVEVLSAHQMDCHGGDDDVMRVFVPAGMDAKDLFGLAARHGVQVRHLRPSVPTLEDVFARAVGER, encoded by the coding sequence ATGTCAGATGCGGTCGTTCAGCTCCAGCAGGTGAGCGTGACCTACGCCAAGACGCGGGCGCTGAACGACGTGAGTGCCACGTTCGCGACCGGCGCCATCGGCCTCCTCGGCCCGAACGGTGCGGGCAAGAGCACGTTACTGCGCGCGCTGCTCGGCTTCATCACGCCCGATCAGGGCAGCATGAACGTCCTCGGGCTGGATGTGCGTACGCGCGCCCGCGAGATTCGGCGGCGCATTGGCTACATGCCGGAAACGGACGCGCACATCCCAGGCATGAACGCGGTGACCTTCGTTGCGTACTGCGGCCGACTCGCGGGCCTGCCGGATGCCGACGCCATGCAACGTGCCCACGAAGTGCTCTTCTACGTGGGCCTAGGCGAGGCGCGCTATCGCAACTCGGAGACGTACTCAACCGGAATGAAGCAGCGCTTGAAGCTTGGGCAGGCGTTGGTCCACGATCCGGACCTGCTCTTCCTCGACGAGCCGACCAACGGCCTCGACCCGCGCGGCCGGGACGAGATGCTGGCCCTGGTGCAGGACCTGGCGCACAACAAGGGGGTGAACCTCATTCTGTCCTCTCACCTCCTGCCGGACGTCGAGGCGACCTGTCAGCACGTCGTGGTCCTCGACCGTGGCCGCGTGGCGACCCACGGCCCGATCGACGAGCTGAAAGGGCCTGCGGGCCGCGTGTTCGAGCTACGGATCAAAGGCGACCTCCCGGCGTTCGTGGAGGTGCTCAGCGCCCATCAGATGGATTGTCATGGCGGCGACGACGATGTGATGCGGGTGTTCGTGCCGGCCGGCATGGACGCCAAGGATCTGTTCGGCCTGGCGGCCAGGCACGGCGTGCAAGTGCGGCACCTGCGGCCCAGTGTCCCCACTCTCGAGGACGTCTTTGCCCGCGCGGTTGGAGAACGCTAA
- a CDS encoding HD domain-containing protein has product MSPSRDEAWSLLTEYTKSESLIRHALAVEAAVRGYARRFSEDEVLWGVTALLHDFDYERWPDLTDHPFRGSEILRDRGYPETIVRAVLSHGDHTGVPRQTNLEHALFACDELCGFITAAALVRPSKSVLDLSPSSVRKRMKDKAFARAVRREDLIGGAEELGIPLDEHIANVIASMREQADVLGLRGEL; this is encoded by the coding sequence ATGAGCCCATCGCGTGATGAAGCCTGGTCGTTGCTGACCGAGTACACCAAGAGCGAGAGCTTGATCCGCCACGCACTTGCCGTCGAAGCGGCCGTGCGTGGCTATGCGCGGCGGTTCAGCGAAGACGAGGTGCTGTGGGGCGTCACGGCGCTCCTGCACGACTTCGACTACGAGCGCTGGCCCGATCTCACCGATCATCCGTTTCGAGGCAGCGAGATTCTCCGCGACCGGGGCTATCCCGAGACGATCGTCCGCGCGGTCCTCTCACACGGCGATCACACGGGCGTGCCGCGGCAAACGAACCTCGAGCACGCGCTGTTTGCCTGCGACGAGCTGTGCGGCTTCATCACCGCGGCGGCGCTCGTCCGGCCCTCGAAAAGTGTGCTCGACCTTTCGCCATCCTCCGTGCGCAAGCGCATGAAGGACAAGGCGTTTGCACGCGCGGTCCGTCGTGAAGATCTGATCGGCGGTGCCGAGGAGCTCGGTATCCCGCTCGACGAGCACATTGCCAACGTCATCGCCTCGATGCGGGAGCAGGCTGATGTCCTGGGGCTCAGAGGAGAGCTGTAG
- a CDS encoding NUDIX domain-containing protein, which produces MSGRSYPKQPIVGVGAVVIDEGRVLLVRRATEPQAGQWSLPGGRVELGETLTAAVARELHEETGVEIDVGPSVEVLDRIVHDANRRVQYHYVLVDFLCTVRGGTRRAGSDVSEVVLADPFELAGYQLSSDTRAVIEKALDLWRRAR; this is translated from the coding sequence GTGTCTGGCCGCAGCTACCCCAAACAGCCAATTGTCGGCGTCGGCGCCGTCGTCATAGACGAAGGGCGCGTGCTGCTGGTGCGGCGTGCCACGGAGCCGCAGGCAGGTCAGTGGAGCTTGCCGGGTGGCCGCGTCGAGCTCGGCGAAACGCTGACCGCCGCCGTCGCACGCGAGCTCCACGAGGAAACCGGCGTCGAGATCGATGTAGGACCTTCCGTCGAGGTCCTCGATCGTATCGTGCACGACGCCAATCGGCGCGTGCAGTACCACTACGTGCTGGTCGACTTTCTCTGCACGGTTCGGGGAGGCACACGCCGGGCTGGGTCCGACGTGAGCGAGGTTGTACTCGCCGACCCGTTCGAGCTCGCAGGCTATCAGCTGTCCAGCGATACACGTGCGGTCATCGAGAAGGCACTCGATCTCTGGCGGAGAGCACGGTGA
- a CDS encoding YjbQ family protein, translating into MTHTDYLWFNTKKRQEFVRITDDVRKAVKKSGVKEGMVLVSAMHITAGVYVNDWEEGLIEDFQTWLEKLAPYGLPYRHHQTGEDNADAHLKRTIMGQQVILPITNGDLDLGPWEQVFYAEFDGQRRKRVVIKVIGEAG; encoded by the coding sequence ATGACCCACACCGACTATCTCTGGTTCAACACGAAGAAGCGACAGGAGTTCGTTCGCATTACCGATGACGTACGCAAGGCCGTGAAGAAGAGTGGCGTGAAGGAAGGCATGGTGCTCGTCTCCGCCATGCACATCACGGCGGGCGTCTATGTCAACGACTGGGAAGAGGGCCTCATCGAGGATTTCCAGACCTGGCTGGAGAAGCTGGCGCCCTACGGCTTGCCGTATCGCCATCACCAGACCGGCGAGGACAATGCCGATGCTCATTTGAAGCGCACGATTATGGGGCAACAGGTGATTTTGCCGATTACCAACGGCGACCTCGATCTCGGCCCGTGGGAGCAGGTCTTCTATGCCGAGTTCGACGGCCAGCGTCGCAAGCGGGTTGTCATCAAGGTGATCGGCGAGGCAGGGTGA
- the tsaD gene encoding tRNA (adenosine(37)-N6)-threonylcarbamoyltransferase complex transferase subunit TsaD, producing the protein MKILGIESSCDETAAAIVEETGEPMRPWRVRSNVIASQVAIHREWGGVVPELASRQHLRDICGVAERALEDAAVDWRDVDAIAATQGPGLVGSLLVGFSFAKAAAATLDVPFVPVHHLAGHIESLVLEHGELPYPASILVVSGGHTSLYLVPVAGTYELVGRTRDDAAGEAYDKVAKLLGLGYPGGPIIDELAKQGNELAIEFPVARLTHRDRNPAPPVRLPKGFEKALQYRTDFSFSGLKTAVLRYVKKRAAAQGAEPGVDGSPRTLFSDRDIADICASFQRAVIEALLDRTFDAARWHNARSVGIAGGVSANSRLRTVAAARGEKAGLPVFVPSLKLATDNAAMIAAAGLRRFHQGVAAPLSLNAHANLVLGP; encoded by the coding sequence GTGAAGATCCTCGGCATCGAGAGCTCGTGCGACGAGACGGCGGCGGCGATCGTCGAGGAGACCGGCGAGCCGATGCGGCCGTGGCGTGTGCGCTCGAACGTGATTGCCTCGCAAGTGGCCATTCACCGCGAATGGGGCGGCGTCGTGCCGGAGCTGGCGTCGCGACAGCATCTGCGAGACATCTGCGGCGTTGCGGAGCGGGCGTTGGAGGACGCTGCCGTCGACTGGCGCGATGTCGACGCGATTGCCGCCACCCAAGGGCCGGGCCTCGTGGGATCGCTGCTCGTGGGCTTCTCGTTCGCGAAGGCGGCTGCCGCCACACTCGACGTGCCGTTCGTGCCGGTGCATCATCTGGCTGGTCACATCGAGTCACTCGTGCTGGAGCACGGCGAGCTGCCCTACCCGGCGTCGATTCTGGTCGTCTCCGGCGGCCATACGAGCCTATACCTGGTGCCCGTCGCGGGCACCTACGAGCTCGTGGGCCGGACCCGTGATGACGCGGCAGGCGAAGCATACGACAAGGTCGCCAAGCTCCTGGGTCTGGGATATCCCGGCGGTCCGATCATCGACGAGCTGGCGAAGCAGGGGAACGAGCTGGCGATCGAGTTCCCGGTGGCGCGCCTCACGCATCGCGACCGCAACCCGGCGCCGCCCGTGCGGCTCCCCAAGGGCTTCGAGAAGGCGCTGCAATATCGCACCGACTTCAGCTTCAGCGGCCTGAAGACGGCAGTGCTCCGTTACGTCAAGAAGCGCGCGGCGGCGCAGGGCGCAGAGCCAGGTGTCGACGGGAGCCCCCGCACGCTCTTTTCCGATCGGGACATTGCCGATATCTGTGCCAGCTTCCAACGCGCGGTGATCGAGGCGTTGCTCGATCGCACGTTCGACGCGGCACGCTGGCACAACGCGCGTAGCGTCGGCATTGCCGGCGGCGTGTCCGCGAACAGCCGCTTACGGACGGTTGCCGCGGCGCGTGGTGAGAAAGCGGGCCTGCCGGTCTTCGTGCCGAGCTTGAAGCTCGCCACCGACAACGCCGCCATGATTGCGGCCGCTGGCCTCCGCCGCTTCCATCAGGGCGTTGCCGCACCGCTCTCCCTCAATGCGCACGCCAATTTGGTCCTTGGTCCATAG
- the mtnA gene encoding S-methyl-5-thioribose-1-phosphate isomerase: protein MLPTVAWDDDVVTMVDQRKLPAVEVYVRCRTAQDVARAIKTMVIRGAPAIGVAAAMGVALGAKRSSARGTKQLTAEFLKICDLLASTRPTAVNLFWAIDRMKRVFSAAVQAGASVEELKIRLEVEAKRIHDEDLESCRAIGRHGATIVPEQARVLTHCNAGALATAGYGTALGVIRGAVDLGRRVEVFADETRPFLQGARLTAWELVKDGIPTTVIADNMAGALMRHGRVDLVVVGADRIAANGDVANKIGTYSLAVLAREHSVPFYVAAPLSTIDLASPDGSAIPIEERNEREVTHMGSQRLAPQGATVWNPAFDITPAAYISGIVTERSIARPPYEVSLRALVEQDAPALT from the coding sequence ATGTTGCCGACTGTGGCGTGGGACGATGATGTGGTGACCATGGTGGACCAGCGGAAGCTGCCCGCCGTGGAGGTCTATGTGCGCTGTCGGACGGCGCAGGACGTGGCACGCGCCATCAAGACGATGGTGATTCGCGGTGCGCCCGCCATTGGTGTCGCGGCGGCCATGGGTGTGGCGCTCGGCGCGAAGCGCAGCAGCGCCCGCGGCACGAAGCAGCTCACGGCAGAGTTTCTCAAGATCTGTGATCTGCTCGCGTCGACTCGTCCGACCGCCGTGAACCTGTTCTGGGCCATCGACCGCATGAAGCGTGTCTTCTCGGCGGCAGTCCAGGCGGGGGCATCGGTCGAAGAGCTGAAGATACGGCTCGAAGTGGAGGCCAAGCGGATTCACGACGAGGACCTCGAGAGCTGCCGAGCCATCGGCCGGCATGGCGCGACGATCGTTCCGGAACAGGCGCGCGTGCTCACGCACTGCAATGCGGGTGCGCTCGCAACCGCGGGCTATGGCACGGCGCTGGGCGTCATCCGCGGTGCCGTCGACCTCGGCCGCCGGGTGGAGGTGTTTGCGGACGAGACGCGGCCATTCCTCCAGGGCGCGCGTCTCACCGCCTGGGAGCTGGTCAAAGATGGCATACCAACGACGGTGATCGCCGACAACATGGCGGGCGCGCTGATGCGCCACGGTCGCGTGGATCTGGTCGTCGTGGGCGCCGATCGCATTGCGGCAAACGGCGACGTGGCGAACAAGATCGGGACCTATTCGCTCGCCGTGCTCGCGCGCGAGCACAGCGTGCCGTTCTATGTGGCCGCCCCGCTGTCGACAATCGATCTTGCCTCTCCCGACGGCAGCGCCATTCCCATCGAAGAGCGCAACGAGCGCGAGGTCACGCACATGGGATCGCAGCGGCTCGCACCGCAGGGCGCGACCGTCTGGAACCCGGCCTTCGACATTACCCCTGCCGCCTACATCAGCGGCATCGTCACCGAGCGCAGCATTGCGCGGCCACCGTACGAGGTGTCCCTGCGGGCGTTGGTCGAGCAGGATGCGCCGGCGTTGACGTAG
- a CDS encoding FkbM family methyltransferase, translated as MDERDLRQTFDQLYQSYFGEAHLEQGAIESLPRILESCDLFLDVGASLGMYTYYADKLLKGKKIIAIEADPDRFAELEKNCAKWQGDSTNEIVSLNASVGDRAGTATFYKTGSTISGALFQIEERSQAYEAVEVQEVTLDELFEPAVKIVAKIDVEGAEYRVLQGARKHLDARNTDFLIELHWWGDRERGTTSMDVLRCLFEHRMAMIRPAKQQKSHYLFRPARAGELLWPPYIRFAPLLFAKSMYGKHAPRQVREIRERIIKARRKKVFGVTGDRA; from the coding sequence ATGGATGAGAGAGACCTGAGGCAAACGTTCGATCAGTTGTACCAATCCTATTTCGGGGAGGCACACCTCGAGCAGGGTGCAATCGAGAGCTTGCCGCGGATCCTCGAATCGTGTGATCTATTCCTCGATGTGGGCGCGTCGCTGGGCATGTACACCTATTACGCGGACAAGCTCCTGAAGGGTAAGAAGATCATCGCAATCGAGGCCGATCCCGATCGGTTCGCGGAGCTGGAGAAGAACTGCGCCAAGTGGCAGGGCGATAGCACGAACGAGATCGTCTCCCTCAACGCGTCCGTGGGCGATCGCGCGGGCACCGCAACCTTCTACAAGACCGGGTCGACCATCAGCGGCGCCCTCTTTCAAATCGAAGAGCGCTCGCAAGCCTACGAAGCGGTGGAAGTGCAGGAGGTGACGCTCGACGAGCTGTTCGAGCCGGCCGTCAAGATCGTGGCGAAGATCGACGTGGAAGGCGCCGAGTATCGCGTGCTCCAGGGCGCTCGGAAGCATCTGGACGCTCGCAACACGGACTTCTTGATCGAGCTGCATTGGTGGGGCGACCGGGAGCGTGGGACAACGTCGATGGACGTCCTGCGCTGCTTGTTCGAGCACCGCATGGCGATGATCCGGCCGGCCAAGCAGCAGAAGTCGCACTATCTCTTTCGGCCGGCGCGCGCCGGCGAGCTTCTGTGGCCGCCTTACATACGCTTCGCGCCGCTCTTGTTCGCCAAGTCGATGTACGGCAAGCATGCCCCCCGGCAGGTCCGTGAGATCCGCGAGCGGATCATCAAGGCCAGGCGCAAGAAGGTCTTCGGCGTTACTGGTGATCGAGCGTGA